Genomic DNA from Lactuca sativa cultivar Salinas chromosome 8, Lsat_Salinas_v11, whole genome shotgun sequence:
GAAGATTTGCAAAGTTTAACATTGACCGAGTAGCTTCAACGAGAGTTTGGTTTCTTCTTTCAATGACACTATTTTGCTGTGGGATGTAGGGAGCAGAAAAGTTATGTTCAATGCCTTTGTCAGTAAGAAAATTTTCAAGATTCGCATTCATGAACTTGGATCCATTGTCATTACAAATTCTTTGGATGAGTAACTTGGTTAGTATTCAATTCCTTTCATGAAATTAATAAGCTCGGAGGCAGTTTCCGATTTCATTCTCAAGAGGAACACCCAAGTAAATCTAGTgtagtcatcaacaatcacaagaatggtCTTTTTGTGATATTAGCCTTCAACGGCAGATGGCCCACAGAGATCAATATGAAGAAGTATGAGTGGTTTCGAAATGGATTTTTCAATTTGAACCAGATGAACTTTCTTTGATTGATTCCCACATTCATATGCTAAGCAGAGATGATCATTTTGAAACTTGAGGAATGGAAAACCTTGTACCATTTCACCAGaaacaagatcattcatgtaTCAAAAACTGATATAAGCAAGCCTCATATGCCAACACAAGCTTACATCAGGAATATATTTTGATAGAAGAGAAAACCGAGGCTTCCCAGTGATCATATTTATATCTAGAGGATACATATTTTTGATCAGATCGGATTTAATAAGGCATTCTTTTCGGTCTTATGTTATAACATAACTATGCTTCTTACATAATTCAACCCTCCGATTTGCATCAGTGAGTTGTGCTACACTAATCAGATTAAGCTTGAGATCAGCTATGTAAGCCACATTTGAGATAGAGAAATTGTCATTGGTTAAGACACCGTAGCCTTGAATTTGGGAATTTGAATTGTCGCCATAAGTAACATAACCAACGTTCAGAGCAAGCTTCAGATCACACAGAAAGTCTGTCTGCCTAGTCATGTGTATGGAACTAGCATTATAAATGTACCACATTGTATCTTGTTCCAAAACATAAAAAGCCTGTAAAATCAGTGAATTTTGCAGTTTTTAGGCCCTGAGTTAGAATTAAGGGCTTTAACATGGGTTTTGGACTTAGATAGTGATTTCTGAGTAGCTTGTGTTTCAgaaagatttttccaagattttgTTGGGAATATGAAGAATGTTAGAGTTTTCATTAATCCAAAAGTCATACTCAACCATTGGTTGTTTTGACACTGCTTTTCTTGGAGGCATAGTTTTCTGAGGTGGTTCAAGAAGAACTGTGTTCCGAGATGGTTCAGTTGAATGTTCATACCTTTTTACTTTCCAAACAAACTTTTGATTTGATCCTTTTCAAGGTTTCTGAAAAATAGTGTTCCGAGTATCTTTTTCTTTATTCAAATCATTCGTAATCACATTTGATTTTGGAGATTGTTTTGGTTTGAAAATCATGCCATCCAAGGTAGCAATAAATGTAGAAGAGGATACTTTCCGAGGAGTGTGATTTTTATTAGGTGAGGGATCAACAGTAATAGTTTTCAAACATGTTTTGAAAGACTTGTCACAAGTATCCAAGCTAACAGGAAATAGATGGTCTCTTAAGAATCTTAATAGGCATGAAGGTACTTTGACTCCTAGTCACTAGACTAACTATTTGAGATACATTTTTCTCGGATTTCTCAAGGAACCTAGAGAATTGCCTAGATCTAGTTTCTTTTTCTAGAGATTTCCTATCTTCGATCTTTGGATGAACAATATCCTTCTTGTTTAACCAAGGTTTCTTTCGAGAGCCAGATGATGACTTCGAAGACTGTCCAATATGTGGATTGTTGAAATGAGGCTTAATAGGAACTAAGGTCAACTTAGAAACAACTTTGGAGTTAGAAACACAGGATTCCGATGAAGCGTCGTCACCACACCTAATTTTTTCATCTTTATCACTATCAAAAGACGCCCAAAATGAATTTGTAGGATAATTAATTTTGTCCAAATCATGTCCATTTGTCTTAAGAATAATTTCCTTAATGACACAATTGTTTGGAGGACCAGAGTTCAGAATATAAACTCTAGTACCATCTATGACACGTGGAATTTCTGAAGACATATTCATAATCAGGGATATCAGATACAAATATTGCATGGAATCAGGATAGGTAACAATGATTGGTTTGAACAATGGAATTAATGATTGATATATGTCCAGGGTCTCATGAATGGATAACAATGGCGAGATAGGGTTACCCAAATAAATGTGGTTTGGAAGATCTCccataattttaaaatttaaagttCCTTAAGAGGACAACCAGTAGGTTTCAGAAACTTGCTTCTAAGACCAGGTGCTTTGGACCAGGGATgacgaaaattatgagtcatTCCTTCATTAGATTGAAGAACATCAACTAAATTATGCAAACTAACGATTTTAGTATTAAGACGCTTGTTATCAACAACCGAAACATTTATTTCACTAATTGAAATTTCACATTTGTCATTTAAGTTCTCTCTTTAATGATTCAGTCTTAAGCTTGCGGTCTTCAAATCATATTCTAAGTCTGGTCAACTTACTATCCAACTTCTAACTAACCTTTATGGTAGACTCATATGCTTTATGGATAACTATCATGCTTATTGAATTTTAGTTATATACAGaaacaaataaatcaaaattattattagTAATCATGGATTTTACCTGCTAGATGATGCTATGGCCATATGGATCGTTGGTTGCCCTGTAGTACTAATATAGCtcaacatcttcatcatcatcttttGAAACGAAAGACCAGTAACCTCCATCACACTCAATTGTCTGTCTGGCATTTAGACACAAGTTTCTCCTATATTTTTCTTCACCCTCGTCACCAGATGACCAATATCTATCAACATTTCTTGAAACCGTAGTGACAAATGCTTGTCGGTTTCAGCAAGTTCTTGTGCTCAAATAGCATAGTAGACACAATCCTTCACCTTTGGTTGTTAAGGATCATCATCCaaacaatcctttgcatagtggtttcTGACACCACATTTGTAAGAGACACTCTTCGGTTTAGCCGAGTTCGGAACTTCCTGAGGTTTCGAGGAGCGATTTGGGAATATTGGGTCAATAAGCTGGTGGAGTTTTATTTGGTTTAGGATATAGTTGAGGATTGATTTGGTGTGGAGCTTGAAAGCGGTTTTGAGATGCTTTTTGATTGTGATTCCAGGGTCGTCTATACTTCATGGACAAAAGTGGAAACTCTTGCTAGAAACAAAGTTCGGAATCAACAACTTTTGGATCAAAGTTTTATTCATATGGGTAGTTCGTAACTTGAGGAACAAGTACAACAAGTGGAGTAGGTCTAGTTAGTTGAATATGTGGAACAAGTGGGATGGCTCTGAAAGGATCAAGAACTAATGGGTTTGGAAGTGGTTGATTGACTGAACTGACTAAAGCAAGAGTGCCTCCTGAGATTTTTCTTAATATTTGAGCAACGTTGGATTCATGACCTTGTAGTTTGCTAAATAGTTGGTAGAGCTTCAGTTTCTTTAGTAATCCATTACTCTGAACACATGACTTAacatttcttcatccttttccgaGGCTGTTGATGAACTTGAGATTATACTCAGGGTGTTCGAAATACACCATGCGTAGTCATGTTGTTCACCATGATCATATAGCGATTTGATGCAGAGGAAAAAAATTCACCAGGAGTTGTAGTGAAAGTGTCAAATTCGTTTACTACCGAGGTCAAACGCTTATCCTTCATGTTCTCTGATCCTTCAAACAAGTCTTGAAGTgtatcccaaatctctttagTAGATTTGAACAACTTAATGTGCTCAAAGAGAGATGGTGgtacaccaaacaccatttcagaAAAAGTGATTTAATCTACACGCATTTTCTCAATGTCATTTGCAGTTAGTGGTCCTGGTCGAGTCTCTGCTTGATGCATGAGAGTGGAAACAACATCTCTAACAACTTGTCTAACAGCAACACGAGGACCTTCTTTCACTGATCTCCATATTTCTTTACTTTTTTCTTTACAAGAAAAAATATCCCCATTCTAACTTTCTATtgatcatactcttcaacaaATAGAAATGGGGCACATGATGGGCAATCCACGCTATTTgctatttgcattgaatacatttgttgagattaattagaagcagccattgaagttaagatattagatctaaagttgtatatagaagaacttttatcctgtaCACAAAAATGGTTGAGATACCAAGTTAATCTTCAAtcaactataatatatttttatggaTTCAAAGTGGAACcacctaggctctgatatcaattgtGATTGCATGGATTTTTGCAGACAAGGTTTGAAAGctcaaaccttgaattaacttAATATCAATGATTGCTTGTAATATGATTCTAGTCAAGTCTGGTAAACCAATCGTATCTTGGATTAAATAAACTCAACTAACTACCTAATATTGACTAATAATACATATGAACAATGAAAAGAAAAAATAACAGAAGAATGTAAGAGAGAATAATTGGCTGAATGTTTCTTTGATTTAATGGAGTGAAAAAGGTACACACTTCTCTATCTTGATACATGGAACACCCCTCCTTAAATAGTCAAGGAGTGAATAAAAGACAAATCAGGTAAAGTGCGCATGGACTGAGAAACAACTGAAGATTAACTGACTCAACTGACACATCCGTTGTTGATATTGTCTCTTATACTATACTAAAAAACAATGAGACCATTACATAATAGTACTTGATACAATTAATGCGTTACAAATTCAAAATACTACAAAACAAAGGTAGATCTCCGACAGGTCTTCACTTTGGAATCAATTTTGATATCAGATAGTTGCATCTTGGATTTCATAAGGATCACTTTTCATGTTCTAACAACATTGACTTTCTTGACTCGTATTCCATTGTAGCAAAGTTGGTGGCTGTTAAATTGCTACTTGCATTATCTGCATAGTGAAATTGGCCTCTGATACAACTTGTTGTCAATTATACAACTTGTTGTCAACAATGTGTTTTTGAATGGTGATTTAGAAGAGGAAGTCTACATGAAATTACCTCAAGGGTATGTTTATTTTGGTTCAGATTCACAAGATAAATCCTTGGTTTGCAAATTCGAGTAATCAATGTATGGATTACGACAAGCATCAAGACACTGCCAttcaaaattttcttcttttcttattTTTCAAGGTTTTACTCACTCCAAAGCATATTATTCCTTATTTTTTAAAGAGAATGTTCCAATTATGTGGCTTTATTAGTTTATATAAACGACATTGTTTTGACTGGGGCTTCGCTTCATCAGATCAATCTTATTAAGGAGCAATTAAGTGCATATTTTAAATTGAAggacttgggaaaattacaacATTTTTTTGGATTGCAAATTGCAAAATCTCCAGACGGTATTGTTATTTATATAAGACAATATGTTTTAAATTTGCTTGAAGATACTTGTTTTTTGGCTGCCAAGCCAACTCAGCATCTAATGGATCCATCGTGTAAAGCATCTAATTTTGAAGGAGCTCCTTTAACCAATCTTGCTTATTGAAGACTCATTGGTCGATTGATGTATCTCAACATCAGTTGTCCTAATATTACTTATGTTTTAAATCGATTGAGTAATCTCAACATCAGTTGTCCTAATATTACTTATGTTTTAAATCGATTGAGTCAATTTGTCACTGCTCCCAAACTACCTCATCTTCAAGTGGCTAATCATTTGTTGAAGTATCTCAAGCTTAATCCTAGTCAAGGATTATTTTTATCATCAATTCCATCTTTAAAAATTCGAGCCTTTACTAATTTTGACCGGGCTTGATGTCCAGATATTGTTCGATCTGTCACCGGTTTTTGCCTTTTCATGGAGACTCCTTAATCTCGTGGAAATCTAAGAAACAAAACATTGTTTCTCGTTCATCAATTGAGGCAGAATATGAGCAACTGCTACTACTGAAATCATATGGCTTCATCATCTACTGAGCAATTTTGGCATCCACTGGATAGATCCCACTTTGGTTTTTTTGTGACAATGAATCTGTTGTCAAATTAGCATCAACTCGATTGTCACTTCATTCGTGATAGAATCTTGAATAACACCATAAAACTTATGCTTATCCGTACAACAAACCAACTAGTAGATATTTTCACGAAACCATTGCGGCGGCACATGATTTTACCAATTATGTCAATGATGGCTTTAAAAACCATTTTTCAAAGCTTATCTCGAGGGGGGATATTGGAGTTACATAATACATATTTTGTTAACCAAAGTTAGTTGGAATCATGGTTAGTTAGTTTAGTTAAGATTCAATTAAATTAACTAATATTGTTAGATGGTGTATAATAGCATTAGATGGTGTATATATAGATTAATTTGATGCTTAATGGAATAAGAAAGCGTGTCATTTTCTCTTTCATTTACTTTGATAATACAAAGAGAAGGTAAAAGATCGTTCAAGATCTTTGCTTTAAGAAGAAAAAAATTATAGAACTTTATTATTAATCTGCGGCGAACATGCATTCTTAAACAGAAGTATACCAAGGCAAGCATAAACACAAGCTTTGGCTGTTGCTTGTATCGTTTTTCAAGGGTACAAACTCATGCAGTAAAAGAACAAGACAACTCGGAAATTGTGATTGGAAAATTGACATTAAATGAATTTAAAACCAACAGATTAAATCTGTCAAAGCATAACTTTTTAGCGATATACGTTTGCTTGGTCCTCTTCATTATCAAACCTTACTTTGTCTCTTCTCTTGAGATTAGTGTAAGTAGAAAATCTTTATAGTTTCCATTAGCTGCAACCTTAATTCTTTCTGACAATGTGATCGCATACTTGTGTTGATATTCCTCTTTGATATTCTTCATATCAACGTCAGCTCGGGTAACAATCACCCTTGTAAGACCTTCCCTTGTGTTCTCATCAGCTTCTTTCACCATAGCCGCTTCCATAACCTATGATGGCCATTTATAAGAAGTTAAACACAGGACTACAAATAAAGATCATTTCCGAAGGCTAAACCCACTCTATGTGATGATCACCCTTCTGATTTTTattcataatttatatataaCGATCAAACTCTCGGAAGTGAATCAAGTAAACTCAAACCTTGCAAAAGTAAGTAGGTGGTGCACATATGCATTGCACTGTGTCTTTCAAGCTCTCGTTTGTCCCAAGATCCTGCAGAATGGTGGTAGGATTGTTAGATATCTTCAAAGGAAATGGATATATTTATACAGGATTCTGGGTCAAAACAATTCGACAAGATGGAAAACAGAATCTATATATCATTCCATGGTTGTTAGGTTGTGGATCTTATGTCAAAAAATATTATGCCATTAGTGGTAACAGGaacaaattaatactaattaatattATCACACAGGCTTTAGTTTGGAAACTGACCACGTCAATAGAGTTGGCACTGATTTTTTTGTAATGCTGGAACAATGACATGATGTGGAGCTTGCTTCTAATTGCTAGTATTGTCACTACGTCATCATCCAAGAGAGGGTTTTTCTTATCGGCATTTTTCAAAGCTTCAAAGACTATTTTCGCCTCAGATTTTGCGACTTCTTCATTCACCTTTGTGCCTTCGTAACGATATGCACTTACCAATGCTACGAACAGCTGTTTGTTAATATACACCACAGAGAAAATCAGGATTCACTTTAGTTTTGCTAAAAGGagaagaaagaaatggaagaaaaCAACTATACATGATTGTCTACTATATTAGTTTTCCTATTATAAGAATACCATAAATATTTATAATGACCTTGCGTTCAGTGGTGGTGATATAAGAAGCAACATCTTCTTCAACAGAACGTTCATAGAGGGAGTGATAAGCCCTTCTTGCACCGAGTAGCTCTTCTGAAGATCGTGTGCATGCAATTTCTACGATAACGTTGTTGGATTTGGGGCCATCTAACAATGCATCTTTAATCAAACGTGCATCCCTTTCCCATGGGTGCATCGTCCACAGTACCAATGCACTCTAGTAACAATTAAAAAGATATATACTTGTAAATTACTACGCTCACAATCATAAGTAAGCGAATTGTTGGTGTCTTTTACATATGAATTCAACTTCAATAAGCAaccacaaaaatcagaaaaaacgagttaattgtttgatgatgagaAGATACGTAACATCAATATACTTACTTTAAAGCGTAAAAAGTCGTTCTTGAGTTGATTGATTTGATGCTCAACCAGTTTTTCAAATGACCTTT
This window encodes:
- the LOC111911864 gene encoding annexin D4; this encodes MISKHKLISSLPSPSLSLMAFSEELGVVNEAFSGLGIDEKSLISILGKWDANQLKSFRLGTSRFFGEDERSFEKLVEHQINQLKNDFLRFKSALVLWTMHPWERDARLIKDALLDGPKSNNVIVEIACTRSSEELLGARRAYHSLYERSVEEDVASYITTTERKLFVALVSAYRYEGTKVNEEVAKSEAKIVFEALKNADKKNPLLDDDVVTILAIRSKLHIMSLFQHYKKISANSIDVDLGTNESLKDTVQCICAPPTYFCKVMEAAMVKEADENTREGLTRVIVTRADVDMKNIKEEYQHKYAITLSERIKVAANGNYKDFLLTLISREETK